In Palleronia sp. LCG004, a single window of DNA contains:
- the ptsP gene encoding phosphoenolpyruvate--protein phosphotransferase: MVPSTESESRKLLGRLRDALADDSAGQARLDRITSIIAESMETEVCSIYLFRDADTLELCATEGLRPEAVHQTRMRLGEGLVGRVARLGRIINAADAPSERGFRYMPETGEEIYSSFLGVPIQRLGEKLGVLVVQSKIAREYSDDEVYALEVVAMVLAEMTELGAFVGEGAALSARHQHPVFIRGTIVQEGTAEGQVWLHEPRVVVTNPIAEDPKRETDRLTAAVEKLRVSVDDMLDGALTNDKDQREVLETYRMFAHSRGWLRRMCEDIERGLSAEAAVEKEQSSARARLQKAPDLYMRERLTDLDDLSRRLLRILTGQGSETGAEMPPNPILVARNIGPGELLDYGRSLRGIVLEQGSVGSHAAIVARALAIPLVVHARGITTEALNGDHILVDGEQGNVHLRPEDNIISAFRDKIAMQAKAQERYADLRGMPATTLCGTTVSLAMNAGLMADLPSLQGSGAEGVGLFRTELQFLARSAVPRRADLAALYSRVLDAADGKPVTFRTLDIGSDKVLPYMKRPDEPNPALGWRAIRVALDRKGIMRMQLQALIRAANGRPLRVMFPFVAQLGEFQEARQHLLDEMERERKLGRPLPASLEIGAMLETPSLAFAPRQFFELADFISIGGNDLKQFFFAADRENELVRRRYDTLNVSFLTLIEMIVDRCAEAGTPLSFCGEDAGRPVEAICMAAMGVRTLSMRPASIGPVKHLLRRIDLTEARAVIEKSSESGAQSVRTDVMEWLGRSLSSGGD, from the coding sequence ATGGTCCCATCGACTGAAAGCGAGAGCCGGAAGCTGCTCGGCCGCCTGCGCGATGCGTTGGCCGACGACAGCGCCGGTCAGGCGCGGCTCGACCGGATCACCTCGATCATCGCCGAATCCATGGAGACCGAGGTCTGCTCGATCTACCTCTTCCGCGATGCCGATACGCTGGAACTCTGCGCGACCGAGGGTCTCAGGCCCGAAGCGGTCCACCAGACGCGGATGCGCCTGGGCGAGGGCCTCGTCGGTCGCGTCGCCCGTCTGGGCCGGATCATCAATGCCGCCGACGCGCCCTCCGAACGCGGCTTTCGCTACATGCCCGAGACCGGGGAGGAGATCTATTCCTCCTTCCTCGGCGTGCCGATCCAGCGTCTGGGCGAGAAACTCGGAGTCCTCGTCGTGCAATCGAAGATCGCGCGCGAATATTCCGACGACGAGGTCTACGCGCTCGAGGTCGTCGCGATGGTGCTGGCCGAGATGACCGAACTCGGCGCGTTCGTGGGCGAAGGCGCGGCCCTCTCGGCGCGGCATCAGCATCCGGTCTTCATCCGCGGCACCATCGTCCAGGAAGGCACGGCCGAGGGTCAGGTCTGGCTGCACGAACCCCGCGTGGTCGTCACCAACCCGATCGCCGAGGATCCCAAGCGCGAGACCGATCGCCTGACCGCCGCCGTCGAGAAGCTGCGCGTCAGCGTCGACGACATGCTCGACGGGGCCCTGACGAACGACAAGGACCAGCGCGAAGTCCTCGAGACCTACCGCATGTTCGCGCATTCGCGCGGCTGGCTCCGGCGGATGTGCGAGGATATCGAACGCGGGCTGTCGGCCGAGGCGGCCGTCGAGAAGGAACAGTCGAGCGCCCGGGCCCGGCTGCAGAAGGCCCCCGACCTCTACATGCGCGAGCGGCTCACCGATCTCGACGACCTGTCGCGCCGGCTGCTGAGAATCCTGACCGGTCAGGGCAGCGAGACGGGGGCGGAGATGCCGCCCAACCCGATCCTCGTCGCCCGCAATATCGGCCCCGGCGAGCTTCTCGATTACGGGCGGTCGCTGCGCGGCATCGTCCTCGAACAGGGATCGGTCGGAAGCCATGCGGCGATCGTGGCCCGCGCGCTTGCCATCCCGCTGGTCGTCCATGCGCGCGGCATCACGACCGAGGCGCTGAACGGCGACCACATCCTCGTGGACGGCGAACAGGGCAACGTCCATCTTCGCCCCGAGGACAACATCATCTCGGCCTTCCGCGACAAGATCGCGATGCAGGCCAAGGCGCAGGAACGCTATGCCGACCTCCGCGGCATGCCCGCCACCACGCTTTGCGGCACGACCGTGTCGCTCGCGATGAATGCGGGGCTCATGGCGGACCTGCCAAGCCTCCAGGGGTCGGGTGCCGAGGGCGTCGGTCTCTTCCGGACGGAGCTGCAGTTCCTCGCGCGCTCGGCCGTGCCGCGCCGCGCCGATCTTGCTGCGCTCTATTCCCGCGTGCTCGACGCGGCCGACGGCAAGCCGGTGACCTTCCGCACGCTCGATATCGGTTCGGACAAGGTCCTCCCCTACATGAAGCGCCCGGACGAGCCGAACCCCGCGCTCGGATGGCGCGCCATCCGTGTTGCGCTCGACCGCAAGGGCATCATGCGGATGCAGCTTCAGGCCCTCATCCGTGCCGCCAATGGTCGTCCGCTCCGCGTGATGTTTCCCTTCGTGGCCCAGCTTGGCGAGTTCCAAGAGGCGCGGCAGCACCTCCTCGACGAGATGGAGCGCGAGCGCAAGCTCGGACGCCCCCTGCCCGCATCGCTCGAGATCGGCGCCATGCTCGAAACCCCGAGCCTCGCCTTCGCGCCGCGACAGTTCTTCGAGCTTGCCGATTTCATCTCGATCGGCGGCAACGATCTCAAGCAGTTCTTCTTCGCGGCCGATCGCGAGAACGAGCTGGTGCGCCGCCGCTACGACACGCTCAACGTGAGCTTCCTGACCCTCATCGAGATGATCGTCGATCGCTGTGCCGAGGCCGGCACACCCCTCAGCTTCTGCGGCGAGGATGCCGGCCGCCCGGTCGAGGCGATCTGCATGGCGGCAATGGGGGTGCGGACGCTGTCGATGCGACCGGCCTCGATCGGACCGGTGAAGCATCTGCTGCGCAGGATCGACCTGACGGAGGCCCGCGCCGTGATCGAGAAATCGTCGGAAAGCGGTGCCCAGTCGGTCCGGACGGACGTGATGGAATGGCTTGGCCGGTCGCTGTCGTCGGGCGGGGACTGA
- a CDS encoding EcsC family protein, which produces MNQTDRTTPVPSDALSPEIEEAVQSLARRFRSADNIGMQVLSLVGGQAEDLIEKLPYSVRNQLDRATRRALETAFDAASGSRKRVADRPDWLNTALTSAMGAAGGAGGLPTALAELPVTTTVLLRAIQGIAHDQGFDTEDPVVRAQCLQIFSAAGPLARDDGTDMAFLSARVTLTGPAIHGIIARIAPRLATVLGQKLAAQAVPLIGAVAGAATNYAFTSYYQEMARVYFGLRAVARDHDVDVDLLLREFRLILKPPRMVV; this is translated from the coding sequence ATGAACCAGACCGATCGTACCACGCCCGTCCCGTCCGATGCGCTTTCGCCAGAGATTGAGGAGGCGGTCCAGTCCCTGGCCAGGCGCTTTCGCAGCGCCGATAATATCGGCATGCAGGTCCTGAGCCTCGTCGGGGGGCAGGCCGAAGATCTGATCGAGAAGCTGCCCTATTCGGTGCGAAATCAGCTCGACCGGGCGACGCGCCGGGCACTCGAGACAGCGTTCGATGCGGCAAGCGGATCGCGAAAGCGGGTGGCCGACAGGCCGGACTGGCTGAATACCGCGCTCACCTCGGCGATGGGGGCCGCGGGCGGTGCGGGCGGGCTTCCGACCGCGCTGGCCGAACTGCCCGTGACGACGACCGTGCTGTTGCGGGCCATACAGGGCATCGCCCACGATCAGGGTTTCGATACCGAAGATCCCGTCGTGCGCGCGCAATGTTTGCAGATCTTTTCCGCCGCCGGGCCGCTCGCCCGCGATGACGGGACCGACATGGCGTTCCTGTCGGCGCGGGTCACGCTGACCGGCCCGGCGATCCACGGCATCATCGCGCGCATCGCGCCGAGGCTCGCCACGGTGCTGGGACAGAAGCTGGCCGCGCAGGCGGTGCCGCTGATCGGCGCGGTTGCGGGTGCCGCGACCAACTACGCCTTTACCAGCTATTATCAGGAAATGGCCCGCGTCTATTTCGGCCTGAGAGCCGTGGCGCGCGACCATGACGTCGATGTGGATCTGCTGCTTCGCGAATTCCGGCTGATCCTGAAGCCCCCGCGCATGGTCGTCTGA
- a CDS encoding N-acetyltransferase, with protein sequence MTGLREETPADWWEVEALFDLSFAPGRTALSSYRLRDGVDPVRELCLVSRDEGGILGGAIRVWPVTIGGQYDALLLGPVAVHPTRQGEGLGGLLIRAVLSRAEALGWCRIMLVGDAPYYGRFGFTRLATVEMPPPTNPERVLGHALCEGAWDGVAGSVERHA encoded by the coding sequence GTGACGGGATTACGCGAGGAAACGCCCGCCGATTGGTGGGAGGTCGAGGCGCTCTTCGATCTGAGTTTCGCGCCCGGGCGCACGGCGCTTTCGTCCTACAGGCTGCGCGACGGGGTGGATCCGGTGCGCGAGCTGTGCCTCGTCTCGCGCGACGAAGGCGGGATCCTGGGCGGTGCCATCCGGGTCTGGCCCGTGACGATCGGGGGGCAGTACGACGCGCTGCTGCTGGGCCCCGTGGCCGTGCATCCGACGCGTCAGGGAGAGGGGCTCGGCGGGTTGCTGATCCGGGCGGTGCTGTCGCGGGCCGAGGCGCTCGGCTGGTGCAGGATCATGCTGGTGGGCGATGCGCCCTATTACGGACGGTTCGGTTTCACGCGGCTTGCAACCGTCGAGATGCCGCCGCCCACGAATCCCGAACGGGTGCTGGGGCATGCGCTTTGCGAGGGGGCATGGGACGGGGTTGCCGGTTCCGTCGAGCGCCATGCCTGA
- a CDS encoding flavin reductase family protein — protein sequence MFYRPEDGHGLPHNPFNAIVTPRPIGWISTRGTDGSENLAPYSFFNAIAYTPPQVMFSSTSAKEDRGDTKDSVANIRETGIFCVNIVEFAMRDAMNLTSGPWPKEEDEFTKAGITREDCQTIACSRVAAAPANLECRLTDIVTLKGENNFLVLGEVTGIHMRDDCLKDGIFDVLAFNPLTRMGYQDYSVVREKFSLARPTG from the coding sequence ATGTTCTATCGCCCCGAAGACGGCCACGGTCTGCCGCACAATCCCTTCAACGCGATCGTCACCCCGAGGCCGATCGGCTGGATCTCGACGCGCGGCACCGACGGATCGGAGAACCTCGCGCCCTATTCCTTCTTCAACGCCATCGCCTACACGCCGCCGCAGGTCATGTTCTCCTCGACCTCCGCCAAGGAGGATCGCGGCGACACCAAGGACAGCGTGGCCAACATCCGCGAGACCGGCATCTTCTGCGTCAACATCGTGGAATTCGCGATGCGCGACGCGATGAACCTAACCTCCGGGCCCTGGCCCAAGGAAGAGGACGAGTTCACCAAGGCCGGCATCACGCGCGAGGATTGCCAGACCATCGCCTGTTCGCGGGTGGCCGCGGCCCCCGCCAATCTCGAATGCCGCCTGACCGACATCGTGACGCTGAAGGGCGAGAACAACTTCCTCGTCCTGGGCGAAGTCACCGGAATCCACATGCGCGACGATTGCCTGAAGGACGGGATCTTCGACGTGCTCGCCTTCAACCCTCTCACCCGGATGGGATATCAGGACTATTCCGTGGTGCGCGAGAAGTTCTCGCTGGCCCGGCCGACGGGCTGA
- a CDS encoding S-methyl-5'-thioadenosine phosphorylase yields MQTRIGIIGGSGLYQIDGLEDAKWVGVETPWGRPSDKILTGSLDGIPMAFLPRHGRGHVHSPSTVPYRANIDALKRLGVTDIFSVSACGSFREEMAPGDFVIVDQFIDRTVARESSFFGTGCVAHVSVAHPVCARLGDAAFAAAEAQGVRVHRGGTYLAMEGPQFSSAAESRMYREAWGADVIGMTNMPEAKLAREAEICYASVAMITDYDSWHPDHGSVEITDIIATLSGNADAARGLVARLPALLGSDRAPCPHGCDRALDHAIMTAPDHRDRDLVARLDAVAGRVLQPD; encoded by the coding sequence ATGCAGACCAGGATCGGGATCATCGGCGGATCCGGCCTCTATCAGATCGACGGGCTCGAGGACGCGAAATGGGTCGGGGTCGAGACGCCCTGGGGCCGTCCGTCGGACAAGATCCTGACGGGCAGTCTCGACGGCATCCCCATGGCTTTCCTGCCCCGCCACGGCCGCGGCCATGTCCATTCCCCCTCGACCGTGCCCTATCGCGCCAATATCGACGCGCTGAAACGCCTGGGCGTGACCGACATCTTCAGCGTCTCGGCCTGCGGCTCCTTCCGCGAGGAAATGGCCCCCGGCGATTTCGTGATCGTCGACCAGTTTATCGACCGGACCGTGGCACGGGAAAGCTCCTTCTTCGGAACGGGCTGCGTCGCGCATGTCAGCGTCGCGCACCCGGTCTGCGCGCGGCTCGGCGATGCGGCCTTCGCGGCCGCCGAGGCGCAGGGCGTACGCGTCCACCGCGGTGGCACCTACCTCGCGATGGAGGGGCCGCAATTCTCCTCGGCGGCCGAATCGCGGATGTACCGCGAGGCATGGGGCGCCGACGTCATCGGCATGACCAACATGCCCGAGGCGAAGCTCGCCCGCGAAGCCGAGATCTGCTATGCGAGCGTCGCGATGATCACCGATTACGACAGCTGGCACCCCGATCACGGCAGTGTCGAGATCACCGACATCATCGCGACCCTTTCCGGCAATGCCGATGCGGCGCGCGGGCTCGTCGCACGGCTGCCCGCCCTGCTCGGGTCCGATCGCGCGCCCTGCCCGCATGGCTGCGACCGCGCGCTCGACCATGCGATCATGACCGCGCCGGACCACCGCGACCGCGATCTCGTCGCCCGGCTCGATGCCGTCGCGGGCCGCGTCCTGCAGCCGGATTGA
- a CDS encoding adenine phosphoribosyltransferase yields MNRKTVRDYIRTIPDFPHEGIMFRDVTTLISDPRGFRICVDQLLHPYADGRIDKVAALEARGFILGGAVAHQLAKGFVPIRKKGKLPFSTISEEYTLEYGQQVMEIHEDALAPGEQVLIVDDLLATGGTAEAAIKLCRRLGAEIVACAFVVDLPDLGGRARLEKMGIQVDALCSFEGE; encoded by the coding sequence ATGAACCGCAAGACCGTCCGCGACTATATCCGCACCATTCCAGACTTCCCCCACGAGGGGATCATGTTCCGGGACGTGACGACGCTGATCTCGGACCCCCGCGGGTTCCGCATCTGCGTCGACCAGCTCCTCCATCCCTATGCGGACGGGCGCATCGACAAGGTCGCGGCGCTCGAGGCGCGGGGCTTCATCCTCGGCGGCGCCGTCGCGCACCAGCTCGCCAAGGGCTTCGTGCCGATCCGCAAGAAGGGCAAACTTCCCTTCTCGACGATCTCCGAGGAATACACCCTCGAATACGGTCAGCAGGTGATGGAGATTCACGAGGACGCGCTCGCCCCCGGCGAGCAGGTCCTGATCGTCGACGATCTTCTGGCGACGGGCGGCACGGCCGAGGCCGCGATCAAGCTCTGCCGCAGGCTCGGGGCCGAGATCGTCGCCTGCGCCTTCGTCGTCGATCTTCCCGATCTCGGTGGCCGCGCGCGGCTCGAAAAGATGGGCATTCAGGTCGACGCGCTCTGCTCGTTCGAGGGCGAATGA
- a CDS encoding type 1 glutamine amidotransferase codes for MHLGLLQCGPTDTALDIAHGGYPELYAALFGDGFDWTTWRVFDGDLPDGPDAAEGWVVSGSRHGAYEAHDWIAPLEALIREIHASDLPLVGICFGHQIVAQALGGRVEKFEGGWSVGRRGYSIDGQVRHLNAWHQDQVVAPPEGARIIASNDFTRYAGLAIGDRTLTLQPHPEFPSGYIESLIEARSDSGVPPEMLAQAREDLTLDIDNDAIGAWLADFMRSGRSAT; via the coding sequence ATGCACCTCGGTCTCCTGCAATGCGGGCCGACGGATACCGCGCTCGATATAGCCCATGGCGGCTATCCCGAACTCTACGCGGCCCTCTTCGGCGACGGGTTCGACTGGACGACATGGCGGGTCTTCGACGGCGACCTTCCCGACGGCCCCGATGCCGCCGAAGGCTGGGTCGTCTCCGGATCGCGCCACGGTGCCTACGAGGCGCATGACTGGATCGCCCCGCTCGAGGCCCTGATCCGCGAGATCCATGCAAGCGATCTGCCGCTGGTCGGCATCTGCTTCGGTCATCAGATCGTCGCGCAGGCGCTTGGCGGGCGGGTCGAAAAGTTCGAGGGCGGCTGGTCCGTCGGGCGTCGCGGCTATTCGATCGACGGGCAGGTCCGGCACCTCAACGCCTGGCATCAGGATCAAGTGGTCGCCCCTCCCGAAGGGGCGCGCATCATCGCATCGAACGACTTCACACGCTATGCGGGCCTCGCCATCGGTGACCGCACTCTGACACTGCAGCCGCATCCCGAATTTCCATCGGGATATATCGAAAGCCTCATCGAGGCCCGATCGGACAGCGGCGTCCCACCCGAGATGCTGGCGCAGGCGCGCGAGGATCTGACCCTCGACATCGACAACGACGCGATCGGCGCATGGCTCGCCGACTTCATGCGATCGGGACGGAGCGCGACATGA
- a CDS encoding glutamine synthetase family protein, translating into MTDWISHAPDAARDYLDGNRLDEVECIVSDLPGIARGKAMPASKFARQRQFFMPSSIFLQTITGDWAEDIIPEGTTEPDMVLTPDYATATAAPWTGDWTLQVIHDMHMQSGDPVPFAPRNVLKRVIAAYHAKGWKPVVAPEMEFYLVARNVDPSQKIQPMTGRSGRAAAARQAYSMSAVDEYGSVIDDIYDFAEAQGFEIDGITQEGGAGQLEINLRHGDPVKLADEIFFFKRLIREAAMRHNCFATFMAKPIEGEPGSSMHVHHSVLDANGSNIFTDATGAETDLFRHFIGGLQHHLPNAVALLAPYVNSYRRYVRDFAAPVNLEWGRDNRTVGLRVPISEPEARRIENRIAGMDCNPYLGIAASLACGYLGMVEGRKPRAERTDTAYGVDGDLPRGLFDALGCFRDDTALQDLLGPEFGQVYSAVKEAEHHEYLQAISPWEREHLLIHV; encoded by the coding sequence ATGACCGACTGGATATCCCATGCGCCCGACGCGGCGCGAGACTACCTCGACGGCAATCGCCTGGACGAGGTCGAATGCATCGTCTCCGACCTTCCCGGCATCGCGCGCGGCAAGGCCATGCCGGCGTCGAAATTCGCACGGCAACGGCAATTCTTCATGCCGTCCTCGATCTTCCTGCAGACCATCACGGGCGACTGGGCCGAGGACATCATTCCCGAGGGCACGACCGAGCCCGACATGGTGCTGACGCCCGATTACGCCACGGCGACCGCCGCCCCCTGGACCGGCGACTGGACGCTGCAGGTCATCCACGACATGCACATGCAATCGGGCGACCCGGTTCCCTTCGCGCCCCGCAACGTGCTCAAGCGCGTCATCGCGGCCTATCACGCCAAGGGCTGGAAGCCGGTCGTCGCCCCCGAGATGGAATTCTATCTCGTCGCGCGCAACGTCGATCCCTCGCAGAAGATCCAGCCGATGACCGGCCGCTCGGGTCGGGCCGCCGCCGCGCGGCAGGCCTATTCGATGTCGGCGGTCGACGAATACGGCTCCGTCATCGACGATATTTACGATTTCGCCGAGGCACAGGGTTTCGAGATCGACGGGATCACGCAGGAAGGCGGTGCCGGCCAGCTCGAGATCAATCTGCGGCACGGCGATCCGGTAAAGCTCGCCGACGAAATCTTCTTCTTCAAGCGGTTGATCCGCGAAGCCGCGATGCGCCACAACTGCTTCGCGACCTTCATGGCGAAACCGATCGAGGGCGAGCCCGGAAGCTCGATGCACGTGCATCATTCGGTGCTCGACGCGAATGGTTCGAATATCTTTACCGATGCGACCGGTGCCGAAACGGATCTTTTCCGCCACTTCATCGGCGGCCTGCAGCACCATCTTCCGAACGCGGTCGCCCTGCTCGCACCCTACGTCAATTCCTACCGCCGCTATGTCCGGGATTTCGCGGCGCCCGTGAATCTCGAATGGGGGCGTGACAACCGTACGGTGGGCCTGCGCGTGCCGATCTCCGAGCCCGAGGCGCGCCGGATCGAGAACCGGATCGCGGGCATGGACTGCAATCCGTATCTCGGAATCGCGGCCTCGCTCGCCTGCGGTTATCTCGGGATGGTCGAGGGACGGAAACCGAGGGCCGAACGCACCGATACCGCCTATGGCGTCGATGGCGACCTGCCCCGCGGCCTCTTCGATGCGCTGGGATGCTTCCGGGACGATACCGCGTTGCAGGACCTCCTCGGGCCGGAATTCGGTCAGGTCTATTCGGCCGTGAAGGAGGCCGAGCATCACGAATATCTTCAGGCGATCTCTCCGTGGGAGCGGGAGCACCTGCTGATCCACGTCTGA
- the phaR gene encoding polyhydroxyalkanoate synthesis repressor PhaR: MTEPQKPLLIKRYASRRLYNTETSDYVTLDDIARFIRDGREVQIVDLKTGVDLTRQYLLQIVAEHESKGESVLPLAVLTDLVRSYTTQANSVVPQFLSMSFDMLRESQSKMMEKALNPMSTMPGFETMQAQQRAWLKAMTGGWSGHGPNPDEGDDDTSVPANAGGSSREELDDIRSQLAALQDQLTKMNSK; the protein is encoded by the coding sequence ATGACCGAGCCGCAGAAGCCGTTGCTGATCAAACGCTACGCCAGCCGGCGCCTCTACAACACCGAGACCAGCGATTACGTCACGCTCGACGACATCGCGCGCTTCATCCGCGACGGACGCGAAGTCCAGATCGTGGATCTCAAGACCGGCGTGGACCTGACGCGCCAGTACCTTTTGCAGATCGTGGCCGAGCATGAGTCGAAGGGCGAATCGGTCCTTCCGCTGGCTGTGCTGACCGATCTCGTTCGCAGCTACACCACGCAGGCGAATTCGGTCGTCCCGCAATTCCTTTCCATGAGTTTCGACATGCTGCGCGAGAGCCAGTCGAAGATGATGGAAAAGGCCTTGAATCCCATGTCCACGATGCCCGGATTCGAAACGATGCAGGCGCAGCAGCGCGCCTGGCTCAAGGCGATGACCGGCGGGTGGAGCGGTCATGGTCCGAACCCCGACGAGGGGGATGACGACACATCCGTACCGGCGAATGCCGGCGGGTCGTCCCGCGAAGAGCTTGACGATATCCGCAGCCAGCTTGCCGCGCTGCAGGATCAGCTGACCAAGATGAACTCGAAATAG
- a CDS encoding Phasin, with amino-acid sequence MAAKTQDYTKMINEMMSSFPVDMNSFQDGFKSYASFGERMSKVVLDAAEKSTDISSKWTKETITKMGGVATVRDEPADYGKAMTDFASAQAEMTAETMAAFAEVAKQVQMETVELMMAAGKDMSEDMSAAAKKTSAEMSANAKKATNAAK; translated from the coding sequence ATGGCTGCCAAGACCCAAGACTACACCAAGATGATCAACGAGATGATGTCGTCCTTTCCCGTCGACATGAACTCCTTCCAGGACGGCTTCAAATCCTACGCCTCCTTCGGCGAGCGGATGTCCAAGGTCGTCCTCGACGCTGCCGAGAAGTCGACCGACATCTCGTCGAAATGGACCAAGGAAACGATCACCAAGATGGGTGGCGTCGCCACCGTCCGTGACGAGCCGGCCGATTACGGCAAGGCGATGACCGACTTCGCCTCGGCCCAGGCCGAGATGACGGCCGAGACGATGGCCGCCTTCGCCGAAGTCGCGAAGCAGGTCCAGATGGAGACGGTCGAGCTGATGATGGCTGCCGGCAAGGACATGTCCGAGGACATGAGCGCCGCAGCCAAAAAGACCTCCGCCGAGATGAGCGCGAACGCCAAGAAGGCGACGAACGCGGCGAAGTGA
- the phaC gene encoding class I poly(R)-hydroxyalkanoic acid synthase, with protein sequence MTTIHSDRDGEVTEKMAENIAKLEQLSTRLITAVSGKRQVPQSLQVPGSDLYMKAMGAWTAEAMANPAKIFEHQIEYWGKALTQYVEAQHKMVRGDFTPIEDRTGNDRRFAGELWSRHPFFNYIKQQYLISSQAIAQAVDDLEGLSAVDRKRLRYFSEQIVNMMSPTNFLGTNPEALNRAVETEGQSLVDGLENLVRDLEANDGELLVTLADKNAFEVGRNIATTPGKVVFRNRMFELIQYAPTTEQVHRTPLVIFPPWINKFYILDLKEKNSLVKWIVDQGFTLFVVSWVNPDPSYSDVSLDDYIEEGFLEAISQVQEISGEEQVNAVGYCIAGTTLSLALGLLEKRGRKTVKSATFFTTLTDFSDRGEVGVFLEDDFVDGIEREVERHGILDSFYMTRTFSFLRSNDLIYGPAIRSYMMGEAPPAFDLLYWNGDGTNLPAKMAIEYLRGLCQEDRFATEGFEVLGERVHISDVKVPLMAIACESDHIAAWRSSFRGMQKMGSRSKTFVLSESGHIAGIVNPPSKKKYGHYVNGDWKGSPDDWQQAAEFHEGTWWGRWGEWLARKSGKKVDARIPGADRETLGDAPGTYVLSHTP encoded by the coding sequence ATGACAACTATCCATTCCGACAGGGACGGCGAAGTCACCGAAAAGATGGCGGAAAATATCGCCAAGCTCGAACAGCTTTCGACCCGTCTCATCACGGCCGTATCGGGAAAACGGCAGGTGCCGCAATCGCTCCAGGTTCCGGGGTCGGACCTCTACATGAAGGCGATGGGCGCATGGACGGCCGAGGCGATGGCCAATCCCGCCAAGATATTCGAGCATCAGATCGAATACTGGGGCAAGGCGCTGACCCAGTATGTCGAGGCCCAGCACAAGATGGTGCGCGGCGATTTCACCCCGATCGAGGATCGCACGGGCAACGATCGCCGTTTCGCGGGAGAGCTCTGGTCGCGGCATCCGTTCTTCAACTACATCAAGCAGCAATACCTGATCTCGTCGCAGGCCATCGCGCAGGCAGTCGACGATCTCGAGGGGCTGAGCGCGGTGGACCGCAAGCGCCTGCGCTATTTCAGCGAGCAGATCGTCAACATGATGAGTCCCACGAACTTTCTCGGCACGAACCCCGAGGCGCTCAACCGGGCGGTCGAGACTGAGGGGCAATCGCTGGTCGACGGGCTGGAGAATCTCGTCCGCGATCTCGAGGCGAATGACGGCGAATTGCTGGTGACGCTGGCCGACAAGAATGCCTTCGAGGTCGGCAGGAACATCGCGACGACGCCCGGCAAGGTCGTGTTCCGCAACCGCATGTTCGAGCTGATCCAGTATGCCCCCACAACCGAACAGGTGCACCGGACGCCGCTCGTCATCTTTCCGCCCTGGATCAACAAGTTCTACATCCTCGACCTGAAGGAGAAGAACAGCCTCGTGAAATGGATCGTCGATCAAGGCTTCACCCTCTTCGTGGTCTCGTGGGTCAATCCGGATCCGAGCTACAGCGACGTCTCCCTCGACGACTACATCGAAGAGGGGTTCCTCGAGGCCATCTCGCAGGTGCAGGAGATTTCGGGCGAGGAGCAGGTCAACGCCGTCGGGTATTGCATCGCCGGGACGACGCTGTCGCTTGCGCTTGGGCTTCTGGAAAAGCGCGGTCGGAAGACGGTCAAGTCGGCGACCTTCTTCACGACGCTTACCGATTTTTCCGATCGCGGAGAGGTCGGCGTCTTTCTCGAGGACGATTTCGTCGACGGGATCGAGCGCGAGGTCGAGCGTCACGGCATCCTCGACAGCTTCTACATGACGCGCACGTTCAGCTTTCTGCGCTCCAACGATCTGATCTACGGCCCTGCCATCCGAAGCTACATGATGGGCGAGGCCCCGCCGGCTTTCGACCTTCTCTACTGGAACGGCGACGGGACGAATCTGCCCGCGAAAATGGCGATCGAGTATCTTCGTGGTCTCTGTCAGGAAGACAGGTTCGCGACCGAGGGCTTCGAGGTGCTGGGCGAGCGGGTCCACATTTCCGACGTGAAGGTCCCGCTCATGGCCATCGCCTGCGAAAGCGACCACATCGCGGCCTGGCGCAGCAGCTTTCGCGGCATGCAGAAGATGGGCAGCCGTTCCAAGACCTTCGTTCTGTCCGAATCCGGCCATATCGCAGGCATCGTCAATCCGCCGAGCAAGAAGAAATACGGTCATTACGTGAACGGCGACTGGAAGGGATCGCCGGATGACTGGCAGCAGGCCGCCGAATTCCATGAGGGGACCTGGTGGGGCAGGTGGGGCGAATGGCTTGCCAGGAAGTCCGGGAAAAAGGTCGATGCCCGAATCCCCGGTGCGGATCGGGAAACGCTCGGAGACGCGCCCGGAACCTATGTGCTGAGCCATACGCCCTGA